The uncultured Methanobrevibacter sp. genome includes a window with the following:
- the pth2 gene encoding aminoacyl-tRNA hydrolase — protein MKQAMIVRTDLKMGKGKIAAQCCHGAIGAYKKSPQDKIRKWENEAYAKVVLKVKTKEELLELKKLADQKGISNYLVVDAGRTQIPTSSVTVLALGPDEDEIIDEVTGDLKLL, from the coding sequence ATGAAACAGGCAATGATTGTAAGAACAGATTTGAAAATGGGCAAAGGAAAAATTGCTGCTCAATGCTGTCATGGAGCTATTGGTGCATACAAGAAATCTCCTCAGGATAAAATCAGGAAATGGGAAAATGAAGCTTATGCAAAGGTAGTTTTAAAAGTTAAAACCAAGGAGGAACTTTTGGAGCTTAAAAAGTTGGCTGACCAAAAGGGAATTTCCAACTATCTTGTAGTTGATGCGGGAAGGACTCAGATACCTACATCATCAGTAACGGTTTTGGCACTTGGTCCTGATGAGGATGAAATAATTGATGAAGTGACTGGGGATTTGAAACTTTTATAG
- a CDS encoding delta 1-pyrroline-5-carboxylate synthetase — MKHVVKIGGSLFPDYAIELAKQLKNTNSLIILGGGDFANLIRKYDDEIHFSQETTHWTAIDCMDIIAKLVDDKVDSTKLVYSIEEANKISDDGFTPIFIVSRFLKTEDPFECSWDVTSDSIAAYVSHLLNAKLLIVTNVNGIYTQEPKEHGSTFISKIDATTLLTFQESSIDVMLPSLLLEFGTNCYVVNGKCPERVLSLIDDNINDYNFDYTQIIGE; from the coding sequence ATAAAACACGTTGTAAAAATTGGGGGAAGTCTTTTTCCAGATTATGCAATTGAACTTGCAAAACAATTGAAAAACACCAATTCACTAATTATTTTGGGTGGTGGCGATTTTGCAAATTTGATTCGCAAGTATGATGATGAAATTCATTTTTCACAAGAAACAACTCATTGGACAGCTATAGATTGTATGGACATAATAGCTAAACTTGTTGATGATAAGGTAGATTCCACTAAATTGGTATATTCCATTGAAGAGGCAAATAAAATTTCTGATGATGGTTTTACTCCTATTTTTATTGTTTCAAGATTTTTAAAAACAGAAGATCCTTTCGAATGCTCATGGGATGTGACTTCAGATTCCATTGCAGCCTATGTTTCACATCTTCTAAATGCAAAGCTTTTAATAGTAACAAATGTAAATGGTATATATACCCAAGAACCGAAAGAGCATGGTTCAACATTCATAAGTAAAATCGATGCAACAACATTACTAACTTTTCAAGAGTCGTCGATTGATGTAATGTTACCGTCTCTTTTATTAGAGTTTGGGACTAATTGTTATGTTGTGAATGGGAAGTGCCCTGAAAGGGTTTTATCTTTAATAGATGATAATATAAATGATTATAACTTCGATTACACACAAATAATAGGTGAATAA
- a CDS encoding zinc finger domain-containing protein: MKEVECISCKQEIPLTGPFVEFECPICGAKIARCEKCRTFGHAYKCECGFEGP; encoded by the coding sequence ATGAAAGAAGTAGAATGTATTTCATGTAAACAAGAAATTCCATTAACCGGACCATTCGTAGAATTTGAATGTCCTATATGTGGAGCAAAAATAGCAAGATGTGAAAAATGCCGTACCTTTGGTCACGCTTACAAATGTGAATGTGGTTTTGAAGGACCATAA